One segment of Pontibacter akesuensis DNA contains the following:
- a CDS encoding glycosyltransferase family 39 protein yields MSGTPKTTFTKIFTADAATLGQPQERYLIPLSTVLLIALAIRLIAAFFSKGFAFSDDHFDVITIAQGWLDGFPLWLNEPMPPRHSMLYVLLHYALFYVMEAMGIFSPEVKMTVVRLIHAVYSLLVVYFGYKLTERLSNRANARLVGLMLALMWFMPFMSVRNLVEMVCIPPYLAAFYLMVREDQSERKRVMPYFWAGVLFALAFVFRYHTVLFGAGAGLVLLYKRQWRKAIAVLVGFAVAAFLIQGTIDIIFFDYPFHSIVAYFLYNTEHAYGYSTGPVYRFALTILGFLVPPVSAFLVVGYSRTAKLAPKLFWGGLIFFVAHSLFPNKQERFILPLLPLIMVLGVIGWQSFVRQSAFWNKRRKLLAACWGFFWVLNLLATVGMAFTYTKKSRVAPLVYLSDKPDVDGVVLEFGNHSVKTPPLFYLGRPSVVYDKYVIDEDMVWEEYLQGQKQLPENFVMVYTLNEDKTQQEFNEEITASPYKADYVAVIGTDDMEERMARLHEFYPNLKLDHTISPSLYDRVLHLLNPRVHKNEVVQIYEVKE; encoded by the coding sequence ATGTCCGGAACTCCGAAAACAACCTTCACCAAAATATTCACGGCAGACGCCGCCACGCTGGGTCAGCCGCAGGAGCGTTACCTTATTCCGCTTTCCACTGTTCTGCTAATTGCGCTAGCCATACGCTTGATAGCTGCTTTTTTCTCCAAGGGCTTTGCTTTCAGCGACGATCATTTTGACGTGATCACCATTGCCCAGGGATGGCTGGACGGGTTCCCGCTGTGGCTGAACGAGCCGATGCCGCCGCGCCACAGCATGCTCTACGTGCTGCTGCATTATGCGCTGTTTTACGTGATGGAGGCAATGGGCATTTTCAGCCCGGAGGTGAAGATGACGGTAGTGCGCCTGATCCACGCGGTTTATTCGCTGCTGGTAGTATACTTTGGCTATAAGTTAACAGAGCGGTTATCGAACAGGGCCAACGCGCGGCTGGTGGGCCTGATGCTGGCGCTGATGTGGTTTATGCCCTTCATGAGCGTGCGCAACCTGGTGGAGATGGTGTGTATTCCACCTTACCTGGCTGCCTTTTACCTGATGGTGCGCGAAGATCAATCGGAGCGGAAACGCGTGATGCCTTACTTTTGGGCAGGTGTACTGTTCGCGCTGGCATTCGTGTTCCGCTACCATACGGTGCTGTTCGGCGCGGGTGCCGGCCTGGTGCTGCTTTACAAGCGCCAGTGGCGCAAGGCCATAGCCGTTCTGGTTGGATTTGCCGTAGCCGCCTTCCTGATCCAGGGCACAATCGATATCATCTTCTTCGATTACCCTTTCCACTCCATTGTAGCTTACTTCCTGTATAATACCGAGCATGCCTATGGCTACAGCACGGGACCCGTTTACCGCTTTGCCCTAACCATACTTGGCTTCCTGGTGCCGCCGGTGAGCGCGTTCCTGGTGGTGGGTTATTCGCGCACGGCAAAGCTGGCACCGAAGCTTTTCTGGGGTGGTTTGATCTTTTTCGTGGCGCACTCGCTGTTCCCCAACAAGCAGGAGCGCTTTATACTTCCATTGCTCCCCCTCATCATGGTGCTCGGCGTGATCGGATGGCAGAGCTTTGTGCGCCAGTCGGCTTTCTGGAACAAGCGCCGCAAACTGCTGGCTGCCTGCTGGGGCTTTTTCTGGGTGCTGAACCTGCTGGCTACCGTGGGCATGGCTTTTACCTATACCAAGAAAAGCCGCGTGGCGCCGCTGGTATACTTATCAGACAAGCCTGACGTGGATGGCGTGGTGCTGGAGTTCGGAAACCACAGCGTCAAAACTCCTCCCCTCTTTTACCTCGGCCGCCCCAGCGTGGTGTATGATAAGTATGTAATCGATGAGGACATGGTGTGGGAAGAATACCTGCAGGGGCAAAAGCAATTGCCGGAAAACTTTGTGATGGTGTATACCCTGAACGAAGACAAGACCCAGCAGGAGTTCAACGAAGAAATAACGGCATCGCCCTACAAAGCAGATTATGTAGCAGTTATCGGTACCGATGACATGGAAGAGCGCATGGCCCGCCTCCACGAATTCTACCCCAACCTCAAGTTAGATCATACTATCTCTCCTTCCCTCTATGATAGGGTGCTGCACCTGCTCAACCCGCGTGTGCATAAGAATGAGGTGGTGCAGATTTATGAAGTGAAAGAGTAG